Proteins found in one Pelmatolapia mariae isolate MD_Pm_ZW linkage group LG7, Pm_UMD_F_2, whole genome shotgun sequence genomic segment:
- the LOC134631570 gene encoding ras-related protein Rab-19, translating into MQWCRWAGSWKSQLPTQTAGPEIEDSFDFLFKIILVGDSDVGKTCVVQSFKSGIFIEKQQNTIGVDFTVRTLDIDGKKVKMQVWDTAGQERFRTITQSYYRSAHGAMVAYDITRRSTFESVPHWIREVELYGAASVVLILIGNKSDLHAKRQVLFEDACNLAENSGVLAALETSAKEAQNIEAAFILMARELMARNGMTIINESSENSPQFMLSNNSHPVPSAVATDKKCGCREG; encoded by the exons ATGCAGTGGTGCAGGTGGGCTGGCAGTTGGAAATCACAACTTCCAACACAG ACTGCTGGGCCAGAGATTGAAGACTCTTTtgactttctttttaaaatcatcTTGGTTGGTGACTCAGATGTTGGGAAGACCTGCGTGGTGCAAAGCTTCAAATCTGGCATCTTCATCGAAAAGCAACAAAACACCATTGGTGTTGACTTTACTGTTCGTACCCTGGACATTGATGGCAAGAAGGTGAAG ATGCAGGTGTGGGACACTGCGGGACAGGAGCGTTTCCGCACCATAACTCAAAGCTACTACCGCAGTGCCCATGGGGCGATGGTGGCCTATGACATCACTCGACGCAGCACATTCGAATCGGTTCCACACTGGATCAGGGAAGTGGAGCTGTACGGAGCTGCCAGTGTGGTGCTGATACTCATTG GTAATAAGTCAGACCTCCATGCTAAGAGACAGGTGCTCTTTGAGGATGCTTGCAATCTGGCAGAAAACAGTGGTGTGCTGGCTGCTCTGGAAACCTCAGCCAAGGAGGCCCAGAACATAGAGGCTGCCTTCATTCTTATGGCTCGAGAACTAATGGCACGCAATGGTATGACCATCATAAACGAGTCCTCTGAAAACTCTCCTCAGTTCATGCTGAGTAACAACTCTCACCCGGTCCCTAGTGCCGTGGCTACAGATAAAAAGTGTGGGTGCCGAGAAGGCTGA